One Triticum dicoccoides isolate Atlit2015 ecotype Zavitan chromosome 3B, WEW_v2.0, whole genome shotgun sequence genomic window, ATTACCAGGACGAAGGGTTGCAACCAAGCTGGACGCCTTCTACTTCATAATTGTCAGTGGTGGTGCAGAAGTTGGCGCTACCGTTCAGAGTGGANNNNNNNNNNNNNNNNNNNNNNNNNNNNNNNNNNNNNNNNNNNNNNNNNNNNNNNNNNNNNNNNNNNNNNNNNNNNNNNNNNNNNNNNNNNNNNNNNNNNNNNNNNNNNNNNNNNNNNNNNNNNNNNNNNNNNNNNNNNNNNNNNNNNNNNNNNNNNNNNNNNNNNNNNNNNNNNNNNNNNNNNNNNNNNNNNNNNNNNNNNNNNNNNNNNNNNNNNNNNNNNNNNNNNNNNNNNNNNNNNNNNNNNNNNNNNNNNNNNNNNNNNNNNNNNNNNNNNNNNNNNNNNNNNNNNNNNNNNNNNNNNNNNNNNNNNNNNNNNNNNNNNNNNNNNNNNNNNNNNNNNNNNNNNNGCTCAGAGTTAATGGCTGCACTTGAGCTAAATCTTGAGAGATAAATAACAAGAGAGGAAACAGTGCATACCTGGTGCTGTTGACTGGCAACCAAGATGAAGACTGTGGCGGTAAGCGACCAAACGTGGGTGAAATGCAAGACAGTAAACGCAACCTCGGAGCCCTTAACCTCGACACCAGAGTTTTCCCAAGCAACCAAACTTGAGAGATCTGCCAGGCGAACAAGAAAGATAATTTACCAAGTTACAAactagaattagcaaatgggcaaaTGTTCCAACTAAGATGAACAAGAGCATGCAAGAGATCCACCACGGACTAAAATAAATAACCACGGAGTAGACATGCAGGTGCATATGCTTGTGAGCAGAAATGGAAGCAAATGCAGGTACCGTAGCAGTAGCACACCCCCCACAGTGATATCCTTGGTGCTGAACCTGGAGAGGAATCAGATCTGCATTTTAGAGTGGAGAGGAATCATTTACTGGATGTTTGCATGAATCAATTGGTTCTGACTGATAGAGACTGTACTGCCAATTAATCAGAAGAGGTAAATAACACGAGAGGAAACAGAGCAACCTCGGAGCCCTTAACCTCGACACCAGAGTTTTCCCAAGCAACCAAACTTGAGAGATCTGCCAGGCGAACAAGAAAGATAATTTACCAAGTTACAAactagaattagcaaatgggcaaaTGTTCCAACTAAGATGAACAAGAGCATGCAAGAGATCCACCACGGACTAAAATAAATAACCACGGAGTAGACATGCAGGTGCATATGCTTGTGAGCAGAAATGGAAGCAAATGCAGGTACCGTAGCAGTAGCACACCCCCCACAGTGATATCCTTGGTGCTGAACCTGGAGAGGAATCAGATCTGCATTTTAGAGTGGAGAGGAATCATTTACTGGATGTTTGCATGAATCAATTGGTTCTGACTGATAGAGACTGTACTGCCAATTAATCAGAAGAGGTAAATAACACGAGAGGAAACAGAGCAGCATACCTCGTGAGTGTTGTCCCAAAGCGAGCAAACCAGAAAGA contains:
- the LOC119280303 gene encoding uncharacterized protein LOC119280303, producing the protein MSSWYHYLLRHCCTSALVTASLPLDYLSGLLALGQHSRDLIPLQVQHQGYHCGGCATATISQVWLLGKTLVSRLRAPRSDSSPGSAPRISLWGVCYCYDLSSLVAWENSGVEVKGSEVAFTVLHFTHVWSLTATVFILVASQQHQLVNSLVLRLISSACAAVVVLDQDKVTDPFILISGRLGEHWC